The window CATTTTATAAGTTCCTTTTTCCGTATAGATTCTGTTTCTTGGATTGGTTTTGCTGGTAATGGTTGTAGGGCCCAGAAAATCAGCAATTTTTGTATTTTGATTCTGCTTGATGTTCGGTCCTTCGATTGTATACTGGGGAGTTTCGATCTTTACATTTCCCGTAAGATCAACGACTCTGGTATTCAGGAAATAAGTTCCCACCTTAGCGTAGGTTATGTTCTGGCCATCGGAAATTGTTCCCCCGGTATTAAAATAAGCCTGATTAGCCAGCCTGTCGTAATATAGAATATCTGTTTTGATGGTCTGTTTGGGATCAGTGAGAACTACATCTTTTCTGGCAACACCTTTTTGGGTATTGGCATCATATTCCATTTCTCCTGCTGTGATTACGGAGCCGTCTGTATTTTGAAGCCTGGTATTGCCTATTGCTTTTACAAAGTTTTCTTCATTGTACAGAACCACTTCATCTGCGGTAAGAATGGAGCCCTGATGTTCTATCTGAACATGCCCGGTAAAATATTGGTTCCCCTCATATTTTTCAGGGTTTTTCTTGATTTCATCTGCGTGGATGATCTTTACTTTATCTTCAGGTCTTACCTGCACCTGCTTAGGCTGGGCAGGAGTCTGTAGATAGGGATCCCTCTTCACAGGGGTTTTATCCTGCGCAAAACTCAGCGTAGAAATAAAGATTAACAGAAAAAGGATTATTCTCATTAATTAGTCATTCTTAGTGCCATAAAAATATAGCGAATGAGAATCAATTCTTACGCCAAACGCTTCTTCGATGGCTTCTTTGATTCCTTGGATTCTTGGGTCACAGAATTCAATAATTTCTTCAATCTCTTTGTCTGAGTCTTTTTTGTAAATCACCAGGTGGTCATGCTGTTTGTCAAAATAAGACTTTTCATAAGAGGAAGAGGTCAGCGTCTTTTCTCCGAACTGATGCTTACGGATTAAACCTGCATCAAGGAAAATCTCAATAGTATTGTAAATAGTTGCTTTGGAAACATGATATTTTTTCTGCATCATCAGAAGATACAGATCATCAACGTTAAAGTGATGATCCATATTATAAATCTCTTCCAATATTGTATATCTTTCAGGTGTGTTTCTGAACCCTTTTTCTAATAAGTAGTTTCTCAAAACATCCTTGATCAAAGCTATATTTTTTTCTTTTTGTATTGTATCCATTAAAAAAATTATCTACAAATTTATTGAATTTTATTTAAATAGATAGTATGGTTACTGCTAGCGGGTTAGGAGTTGTGCCGGAAATATCCGGACTGCTCTATCTTATTATCATAAACCGTTAATTCTGTGATGGGAGCAGATTCAACTTCAACGTTATGCGAAGATACTCCCCAAGCCTTAAAGTCGTCACTTCCGATATACTTCACAAAGTTGTAAATGTTAAGAATTATCTTCTGTTTAACAGTTAAAAGTATATCGTTGAT of the Chryseobacterium aureum genome contains:
- a CDS encoding Fur family transcriptional regulator — translated: MDTIQKEKNIALIKDVLRNYLLEKGFRNTPERYTILEEIYNMDHHFNVDDLYLLMMQKKYHVSKATIYNTIEIFLDAGLIRKHQFGEKTLTSSSYEKSYFDKQHDHLVIYKKDSDKEIEEIIEFCDPRIQGIKEAIEEAFGVRIDSHSLYFYGTKND